The following are from one region of the Geoalkalibacter subterraneus genome:
- a CDS encoding LapA family protein, with translation MARAKLITALVLVIVGLIVVLQNTQLVEIKFLLMAATMPLAALLALTMIIGIAVGMLIALGLSARKPRKTEKAHRAGH, from the coding sequence ATGGCAAGAGCGAAACTGATCACAGCCCTCGTACTGGTTATCGTAGGACTCATCGTTGTTCTCCAGAACACTCAACTCGTCGAGATCAAGTTCCTTCTCATGGCGGCGACCATGCCGCTAGCCGCTCTTCTGGCCCTCACCATGATCATCGGGATCGCCGTTGGAATGCTGATCGCGCTTGGACTGTCCGCCAGGAAACCCAGAAAGACTGAAAAGGCACACCGTGCAGGGCACTGA
- a CDS encoding DUF2959 family protein: MKLEFRLFYSFRTLVFVFIFVFLSGCAMTGRERATETTSSMRAVEKDYQQALVQIDATNASLEDLLSPQQDDLKKSFDVYSKNVSRMEKLGKQLAMHTEKMTTQGDDYLEEWENSYTNPEIQALSEQRRVEVREVYAKIPAASVGVKGALQSYLTDIKEIQMYLANDLTPRGIDAIRPVARKAVVDGDNLKETIRPVLSAFARIRAATAANE; this comes from the coding sequence TTGAAACTTGAATTTCGACTTTTCTACTCTTTCCGCACCCTGGTTTTCGTCTTTATCTTTGTTTTTCTGAGCGGTTGCGCGATGACCGGAAGGGAGCGGGCCACAGAAACCACCAGCTCGATGCGAGCCGTGGAAAAAGATTACCAGCAGGCCCTTGTGCAGATTGATGCGACCAACGCCTCCTTGGAGGATCTTCTCAGCCCGCAGCAGGACGATCTGAAAAAGTCCTTTGACGTCTACAGTAAAAATGTCAGCAGAATGGAGAAGCTGGGCAAACAACTGGCCATGCATACCGAAAAGATGACGACCCAGGGCGATGACTACCTGGAGGAATGGGAAAATTCGTACACAAATCCCGAAATCCAGGCGCTCAGCGAACAACGGCGCGTCGAGGTGAGGGAAGTCTACGCAAAAATACCCGCAGCCAGTGTAGGGGTTAAAGGCGCTCTACAGTCCTATTTGACGGATATCAAGGAAATTCAGATGTATCTCGCCAACGACCTTACGCCTCGGGGGATCGATGCCATCAGACCGGTCGCCCGGAAAGCCGTGGTGGATGGCGACAACCTGAAGGAAACCATCAGGCCCGTGCTCAGCGCTTTTGCCAGGATCAGGGCCGCGACTGCCGCGAACGAGTAA
- the recR gene encoding recombination mediator RecR, translating into MLDSIPSFSRLVAEMSKLPGIGRKTAARLVFHMLKQPVSEAEALAAAIVELKQRVVLCSRCFGLTEDDPCELCRDPSRDEHLLCIVEQPGDMIAIERSRSFRGRYHVLHGALSPLDGVGPEDLKVAQLEKRLENEPIREVVVATNFSVEGEATAHFLADLIKAHGIRVTRLAYGIPMGSDLEFVDEATVNRAVSGRRDL; encoded by the coding sequence ATGTTAGACTCCATCCCGTCATTTTCAAGGCTGGTGGCCGAGATGTCGAAACTGCCCGGGATTGGCCGCAAAACAGCGGCACGGCTTGTGTTTCACATGCTGAAACAGCCTGTTTCCGAAGCAGAGGCCCTGGCCGCGGCCATTGTCGAACTCAAGCAGCGCGTTGTCCTGTGCTCACGCTGTTTCGGCTTGACCGAGGACGACCCCTGCGAGCTTTGCCGTGATCCGTCCCGCGATGAGCATCTTCTGTGTATCGTTGAGCAGCCGGGTGATATGATCGCCATTGAACGTAGTCGCTCTTTTCGCGGACGCTACCATGTGCTTCACGGCGCCTTGTCGCCTCTTGACGGCGTGGGCCCGGAAGATCTCAAAGTAGCTCAGCTTGAAAAGCGGTTGGAAAACGAACCGATCCGCGAAGTGGTGGTGGCGACCAATTTTTCGGTTGAAGGCGAGGCGACGGCTCATTTTCTCGCCGACCTGATCAAGGCGCACGGGATTCGGGTGACGCGCCTGGCCTATGGAATCCCCATGGGCAGCGATCTTGAGTTCGTAGACGAGGCGACCGTCAACAGGGCCGTTTCCGGCCGTCGTGACCTGTAA
- the nifJ gene encoding pyruvate:ferredoxin (flavodoxin) oxidoreductase, with the protein MSQNGKMVTIDGNTAAAHVAHATNEVCAIYPITPSSVMGEICDAKSAIGEKNIWGTIPKVVELQSEGGAAGAVHGALQGGALTTTFTASQGLLLMIPNMYKIAGELTPTVFHVSARAIAAQALSIFGDHSDVMSCRQTGWGMLCSNNVQEVMDLACVAQATTLESRVPILHFFDGFRTSHEVQKVNELSNEEMKQMIDDELVRAHRARSMSPDHPVLRGTAQNPDVYFQGRETVNKYYEAFPGILQKQMDKFADITGRQYKLVEYVGAPDAERVVVIMGSGADTVHELVDHLVSQGEKVGMLKVRMFNPFPVDGLVEALPKTVKKIAVMDRTKEPGSLGEPLYQLVRTAIGEAMADGKVDYKGYPAIVGGRYGLGSYEFSPGMAKAIFDNLAQDKPKNHFIVGIKDDVTDASLDFDADYQVPQEGVYQAQFYGLGSDGTVGANKNSIKIIGETTDNNVQAYFVYDSKKAGSMTTSHLRFGKTVIRAPYLVKTADFVACHNFAFLEKYNMLKAAKKGATFLINSPYNKDEVWEKLPREVQQTIIDKQLKLYVIDAVNLGEKIGLGPRINVIMQTAFFKISSIIPFDQAVKEIKDAIVKSYGKAGEKVVNMNYEAVDAGANNIEEVQVPGQVSSDIKMKVGLGSNAPDFVRNTIGPIIDGKGDELPISAMPADGTFPTGTAKWEKRNIAINIPVWDEELCIQCGICSFVCPHATIRMKIYDGDKLQGAPETFKAVDAKGKGMEGKKFTLQVAPEDCTGCGACVYNCPAKSKEDPKHKAINMQFQAPLRAREAQNWDFFLSLPETDASLVSRATLKGTQLLQPMFEFSGACAGCGETPFVKLASQLFGDRMLVANATGCSSIYGGNLPTTPWSTREDGRGPTWSNSLFEDNAEFGYGMRLAVDKFNTYALELLDRIGECPCDACKGQEALFNEIKKADQSTQEGIEAQRERVAKLKGVLEKCTDEDSKNLLSVADYLVKKSVWIMGGDGWAYDIGYGGLDHVLASGENVNVLVLDTEVYSNTGGQASKATPLGAVAQFAAGGKRMPKKDLGMISMTYGNIYVAKVSLANPNQVVKAFLEADAYDGPSLVIAYTHCIAHGIKMDSAIENCKKAVASGHWPLFRFDPRLAAEGKNPLQLDSKDTTISFEDYASAENRYRVLKKTNPEMAAKLMDQANKYTSSRFDLYRKLAEMNTDWGVK; encoded by the coding sequence ATGTCGCAAAACGGTAAAATGGTGACTATTGACGGCAATACCGCGGCGGCCCACGTCGCCCATGCCACCAACGAGGTCTGCGCGATCTATCCGATCACCCCGTCCTCGGTGATGGGCGAGATCTGTGATGCCAAAAGCGCGATCGGCGAGAAAAACATCTGGGGCACGATCCCCAAAGTGGTTGAGTTGCAGTCCGAAGGCGGTGCCGCCGGTGCCGTACACGGTGCCTTGCAGGGTGGGGCGTTGACCACCACCTTCACCGCATCGCAGGGCCTGCTGCTGATGATTCCCAACATGTACAAGATCGCCGGCGAGTTGACCCCGACGGTGTTTCATGTTTCCGCCCGCGCCATTGCGGCGCAGGCGCTGTCGATCTTCGGCGATCACTCCGATGTCATGTCCTGCCGTCAGACCGGTTGGGGGATGCTGTGTTCCAACAACGTACAGGAGGTCATGGACCTTGCCTGCGTCGCCCAGGCGACTACGCTTGAGTCCCGCGTGCCCATCCTGCACTTCTTCGACGGCTTCCGGACCTCGCACGAAGTGCAGAAGGTCAATGAGCTCTCCAATGAAGAGATGAAGCAGATGATTGACGACGAGCTGGTGCGCGCTCATCGTGCCCGCTCCATGTCGCCCGATCATCCCGTCCTGCGCGGTACCGCTCAGAATCCCGATGTCTACTTCCAGGGGCGTGAGACGGTCAACAAGTATTACGAGGCCTTCCCCGGCATTCTGCAGAAGCAGATGGACAAATTTGCCGACATCACCGGCCGTCAGTACAAGCTGGTGGAATATGTCGGTGCCCCCGACGCCGAGCGTGTGGTGGTGATCATGGGCTCGGGCGCCGATACCGTGCACGAACTGGTCGATCACCTGGTCTCCCAGGGCGAGAAGGTTGGCATGCTTAAAGTACGCATGTTCAACCCCTTCCCGGTTGACGGGCTGGTTGAAGCATTGCCGAAAACAGTGAAAAAGATTGCCGTCATGGACCGCACCAAGGAGCCCGGCTCTCTCGGCGAGCCCCTTTATCAGCTGGTGCGTACTGCCATTGGCGAAGCCATGGCCGACGGCAAGGTCGATTACAAGGGGTATCCGGCGATCGTCGGCGGCCGCTATGGCCTCGGTTCCTATGAGTTCTCCCCCGGCATGGCCAAGGCCATCTTCGACAACCTTGCCCAGGATAAGCCGAAGAACCACTTCATCGTCGGCATCAAGGACGATGTGACCGATGCCAGCCTCGACTTCGATGCGGATTATCAGGTTCCCCAGGAAGGCGTCTACCAGGCGCAGTTCTACGGTCTGGGCTCCGACGGCACCGTGGGCGCCAACAAAAACTCCATCAAGATCATCGGCGAAACCACCGATAACAATGTGCAGGCCTACTTCGTCTACGACTCCAAAAAAGCCGGCAGCATGACCACCTCTCACCTGCGCTTCGGCAAGACGGTCATCCGCGCTCCCTACCTGGTGAAAACCGCTGATTTCGTTGCCTGCCACAATTTCGCCTTCCTTGAGAAGTACAACATGCTCAAGGCGGCCAAAAAAGGCGCGACGTTCCTGATCAACTCGCCCTACAACAAGGACGAAGTGTGGGAGAAGCTTCCCCGGGAAGTACAGCAGACCATCATCGACAAGCAGCTCAAGCTCTACGTCATCGACGCGGTTAACCTGGGTGAAAAAATTGGCCTCGGCCCCCGTATCAACGTCATCATGCAGACTGCCTTCTTCAAGATCTCCAGCATCATCCCCTTCGATCAGGCGGTGAAGGAAATCAAGGACGCCATCGTCAAGAGTTACGGTAAGGCCGGCGAGAAGGTCGTCAACATGAACTACGAAGCGGTGGACGCAGGCGCCAACAATATCGAAGAAGTTCAGGTGCCTGGTCAGGTTTCCAGCGATATCAAGATGAAAGTCGGGCTCGGCAGCAACGCTCCCGATTTCGTGCGCAATACCATCGGGCCGATCATCGACGGCAAGGGCGACGAGCTTCCGATCTCGGCCATGCCTGCCGACGGCACTTTCCCCACCGGCACCGCCAAGTGGGAGAAGCGCAATATCGCGATCAATATCCCGGTATGGGACGAAGAGCTGTGCATCCAGTGCGGCATCTGCTCATTTGTCTGCCCCCACGCCACGATCCGCATGAAGATCTACGACGGCGACAAGCTGCAAGGCGCGCCCGAGACCTTCAAGGCTGTCGACGCCAAGGGCAAGGGGATGGAAGGCAAGAAGTTCACCCTGCAGGTCGCGCCTGAGGACTGCACCGGTTGCGGCGCATGCGTCTACAACTGCCCGGCCAAGAGCAAAGAGGATCCCAAGCACAAGGCCATCAACATGCAGTTCCAGGCCCCGCTGCGCGCCCGTGAAGCGCAGAACTGGGATTTCTTCCTCAGCCTGCCTGAAACTGACGCGTCCCTGGTCAGCCGCGCCACTCTCAAGGGCACTCAGCTGCTGCAGCCCATGTTTGAATTCTCCGGTGCCTGCGCCGGCTGCGGCGAGACGCCTTTCGTCAAATTGGCCAGCCAGCTCTTCGGCGACCGTATGCTGGTGGCCAACGCCACTGGTTGCTCCTCGATCTACGGCGGCAACCTGCCCACCACGCCATGGTCGACCCGCGAAGATGGACGCGGCCCGACCTGGAGCAACTCCCTGTTCGAGGACAACGCCGAGTTCGGCTACGGTATGCGCCTGGCGGTGGACAAGTTCAATACCTACGCCCTCGAACTACTTGATCGCATCGGTGAGTGTCCCTGCGATGCCTGTAAAGGTCAGGAGGCCCTGTTCAACGAGATCAAGAAGGCCGACCAGTCGACACAGGAAGGGATCGAGGCTCAACGTGAGCGCGTGGCGAAGCTCAAGGGCGTTCTTGAGAAGTGCACCGATGAAGATTCCAAAAACCTGCTGTCCGTAGCCGATTATCTGGTCAAGAAATCGGTTTGGATCATGGGTGGCGACGGCTGGGCCTACGATATCGGCTATGGCGGTCTCGACCATGTCCTCGCGTCCGGCGAAAACGTCAACGTCCTCGTTCTTGACACCGAGGTTTATTCAAATACCGGCGGCCAGGCTTCCAAGGCCACACCGCTCGGTGCGGTGGCCCAGTTCGCTGCGGGCGGCAAGCGCATGCCGAAGAAAGATCTTGGCATGATCTCCATGACCTACGGCAACATCTATGTCGCCAAGGTGTCGCTGGCCAACCCGAACCAGGTCGTCAAGGCGTTCCTGGAAGCAGACGCTTATGACGGGCCGTCCCTCGTCATTGCCTACACCCACTGTATTGCTCACGGCATCAAGATGGACAGCGCGATCGAAAACTGCAAGAAGGCGGTCGCCTCCGGTCACTGGCCGCTGTTCCGCTTCGATCCGCGTCTGGCGGCAGAAGGCAAGAATCCGCTGCAGTTAGACAGCAAGGACACGACCATCTCCTTCGAGGATTACGCCTCGGCTGAAAACCGGTACAGGGTTCTAAAGAAAACCAACCCGGAAATGGCCGCCAAGCTTATGGATCAGGCCAACAAGTACACCTCTTCCCGCTTCGATCTCTACCGCAAGCTGGCGGAAATGAACACGGATTGGGGCGTTAAGTAA
- a CDS encoding ATP-binding protein: protein MQDIVFAGKKRSFAGGIKKVRPSHPSYMTLLSHLTDHVETFEVNRVLFLLAADTMFAHPETQGIKIEGEPFDLQGCVQNALQRISAEAQEKNLQLIMEICSTPPASFVGDPDRLEKVLVNLIDNAIKFTAEGDVRVSVRSCSDFVEFSVSDTGIGVPEEKRETIFHHFSQADGSFTRRHGGLGLGLTMSQRLIDLMGGSRIGLRARPGGGSVFFFTLPLKTATTDRSSLPVDHGEKKAAPLSSPCILLAEDEPIIRNMIKTILTHYGWRSETAGTGSETVQKWKEGNFDLILMDLQMPEMNGLEATRQIREAEEGKKICILGLTGHTRSEIIEECLTAGMDKVLTKPVQLKELCSAIDSCLAASKA from the coding sequence GTGCAAGATATTGTCTTTGCTGGGAAAAAGAGAAGTTTTGCAGGGGGAATAAAGAAAGTCCGCCCGTCGCATCCGTCATATATGACATTACTGTCGCATCTGACGGATCACGTTGAGACTTTTGAGGTGAACAGAGTTCTATTTTTATTGGCTGCGGATACCATGTTTGCGCATCCAGAGACGCAGGGAATTAAAATCGAAGGGGAGCCTTTCGATCTTCAGGGCTGTGTACAGAACGCCCTTCAGAGGATAAGCGCCGAGGCTCAAGAGAAAAATCTTCAACTGATCATGGAGATCTGCTCAACGCCCCCCGCATCGTTTGTCGGCGATCCTGACCGGCTGGAAAAGGTTCTCGTCAATCTGATCGATAATGCCATCAAATTCACCGCTGAAGGAGATGTGCGTGTTTCCGTACGATCCTGTAGCGACTTTGTGGAGTTTTCCGTGAGTGATACCGGCATCGGCGTCCCTGAAGAAAAAAGGGAGACAATCTTCCATCACTTCAGCCAGGCCGATGGATCGTTTACGCGCAGGCATGGCGGCCTCGGCCTGGGGCTGACCATGTCCCAGAGGTTGATCGATCTTATGGGGGGAAGTCGAATTGGATTAAGAGCACGGCCAGGGGGTGGGAGCGTCTTTTTCTTCACCCTTCCGCTCAAAACTGCAACGACCGACAGGTCCTCTTTGCCCGTGGACCACGGTGAAAAAAAAGCCGCCCCGCTTTCTAGCCCGTGCATCCTGCTGGCCGAGGACGAACCGATAATCCGGAATATGATCAAGACGATTTTGACCCACTACGGCTGGCGATCAGAAACCGCCGGGACCGGCAGCGAAACAGTTCAGAAGTGGAAAGAAGGCAATTTCGATCTAATCCTGATGGATCTGCAGATGCCTGAGATGAATGGCCTGGAAGCCACTCGGCAAATCCGTGAGGCTGAAGAGGGTAAAAAAATCTGCATCCTCGGCCTGACCGGTCATACCCGTAGCGAGATCATCGAGGAGTGCCTGACGGCGGGCATGGATAAGGTCCTGACAAAACCGGTGCAGCTCAAGGAGCTTTGTTCAGCCATCGATAGTTGCCTTGCAGCGTCAAAGGCATGA
- a CDS encoding GTP-binding protein, with protein MSFINYASREINCKIVYYGPGLCGKTTNLQYVYQKTAPEAKGKMISLATETERTLFFDFLPLALGEIRGFKVRFHLYTVPGQVFYDASRKLILKGVDGVVFVADSQEERLDANIESLENLKYNLEEQGMQLEKLPFVIQYNKRDLPNISSVEELSELLNPDRVPEFEACAMTGEGIFETLKAVAKLILVDLQKGRR; from the coding sequence ATGTCCTTCATTAATTACGCTTCACGCGAGATCAATTGTAAAATCGTCTATTACGGGCCGGGGTTGTGCGGCAAGACCACCAACCTGCAGTACGTCTACCAAAAGACCGCACCCGAGGCCAAAGGCAAGATGATCAGCCTGGCGACCGAGACCGAGCGCACGCTCTTTTTCGATTTCCTGCCGTTGGCCCTTGGTGAGATTCGCGGCTTTAAGGTTCGTTTCCACCTCTACACCGTGCCGGGACAGGTTTTCTACGACGCCTCGCGCAAACTGATCCTTAAAGGGGTAGACGGCGTGGTGTTTGTCGCAGACTCCCAGGAAGAGCGTCTCGACGCCAATATCGAGAGCCTGGAAAATCTCAAGTACAACCTGGAAGAGCAGGGAATGCAGCTCGAAAAGCTCCCTTTCGTGATCCAGTACAATAAGCGCGACCTGCCTAATATCAGCTCCGTTGAAGAGCTCAGCGAGCTGCTCAACCCGGATCGCGTCCCCGAATTCGAAGCCTGCGCCATGACCGGAGAAGGGATATTCGAGACCCTCAAAGCGGTCGCCAAGCTGATTCTGGTTGACCTGCAGAAAGGGCGGCGCTGA
- a CDS encoding YbaB/EbfC family nucleoid-associated protein — MAKGLGNIMKQAQMMQQKMAKLQEELAERTIEATAGGGMVTAVANGKQQIVSLKIEKEVVDPDDIEMLQDLVMAAANEALKKSQEMMQEEMGKITGGFNLPGMF, encoded by the coding sequence ATGGCAAAAGGTTTAGGCAATATCATGAAGCAGGCCCAGATGATGCAGCAGAAGATGGCCAAGCTGCAGGAAGAGTTGGCGGAACGAACCATCGAGGCGACTGCCGGCGGCGGCATGGTGACCGCTGTGGCCAATGGCAAGCAGCAGATCGTGTCGCTGAAGATTGAGAAGGAAGTGGTCGATCCCGATGATATTGAGATGCTGCAGGACCTGGTGATGGCCGCTGCCAACGAGGCGTTGAAAAAAAGCCAGGAGATGATGCAGGAAGAGATGGGCAAGATCACCGGCGGCTTTAACCTGCCCGGCATGTTCTGA
- a CDS encoding EscU/YscU/HrcU family type III secretion system export apparatus switch protein, with the protein MKQEGSRKAVALKYDPQQAGAPQVIAGGRGEVAARIIELAQEAGVEVVEDRDLIEILAQVPIGEEIPEDLYVAVAEILAFVYRMNGRYRKDPEQGPLR; encoded by the coding sequence ATGAAACAGGAAGGAAGCCGCAAAGCCGTGGCCTTGAAATACGATCCCCAGCAGGCGGGGGCGCCCCAAGTCATTGCCGGCGGCCGCGGCGAGGTCGCAGCGCGCATCATCGAACTGGCGCAGGAAGCGGGGGTGGAGGTTGTCGAAGATCGCGACCTGATCGAGATCCTTGCACAGGTGCCTATCGGCGAGGAAATCCCCGAAGATCTGTATGTCGCCGTCGCGGAAATTCTCGCCTTTGTCTATCGCATGAACGGCCGCTACCGCAAAGATCCTGAGCAGGGCCCGTTGCGCTGA
- a CDS encoding roadblock/LC7 domain-containing protein has protein sequence MFGHQSPFVMYDEELHKINAVIEKLLRESNAKVVFLVDKNGQLISAVGETSDLDTTSLASLTAGNIAATGGLAKLIGEKEFSILFHEGEKDNLHISIVGGRVILVVIFDQRSSLGLVRLRVKKASRELDAIFDRLAAKTAEVERTGGMESPFAEITDDDIDNLFR, from the coding sequence ATGTTTGGTCACCAGTCTCCTTTCGTGATGTATGACGAGGAGCTTCACAAGATAAACGCTGTCATCGAGAAACTGCTGCGCGAGTCCAACGCCAAAGTTGTCTTTCTGGTGGACAAAAATGGTCAGCTCATCTCGGCGGTCGGCGAAACGAGCGATCTCGATACCACCAGTCTTGCCTCGTTGACCGCAGGCAATATTGCTGCGACCGGCGGCTTGGCCAAGCTTATCGGCGAGAAAGAATTTTCCATCCTGTTTCACGAAGGGGAAAAAGACAACCTGCATATCTCCATCGTGGGTGGGCGTGTTATCCTGGTGGTGATTTTCGATCAGCGCAGCTCCCTCGGCCTGGTTCGGTTGCGCGTCAAAAAGGCCAGTCGGGAACTTGACGCGATCTTCGACCGACTGGCGGCCAAAACTGCCGAGGTGGAGCGCACTGGCGGCATGGAAAGCCCCTTTGCAGAGATCACCGACGACGACATCGATAATCTCTTTCGTTGA
- the dnaX gene encoding DNA polymerase III subunit gamma/tau has product MSYLVLARKWRPQTFSDLIGQEHVSRTLGNAIRTDRVHHAFLFTGARGVGKTSAARIFAKALNCEQGLSDTPCNQCPTCVEITNGHSVDVLEIDGASNTGVDDVRELRESIRYLPSRARYKIFIIDEVHMLSNSAFNALLKTLEEPPPHAKFVFATTEPHKIPATILSRCQRFDFRKIALPHVAERLRYIVDQEGIRVSDHALALIARRGEGSMRDALSALDQVIAFCGEEVRDEDILTLFGQVERRILLNAIEAILRRDPRRALDVVRRVDDQGQALRPFCGQLVESFRTLVLLKVADDACDLVDATPEELEEFRVLIEMVSLEDLQRILTLLMKVVGELPASSFPRLTLEMALVRLTALPPAREVGALIRKMEDFERRLGGGEALRSSTPSTSGGTPPLPDPPSDPVRRSAPSERESSAVPVPPPVEPSSAPSPSSPRQQSPPDRAGAKGRNWQGLVDKIRKVKPLLASFLEHGSLVSSELPHLEIAFPAGSFYLEQLKDAEKLAQLEKLATQYFEQAVKLKVSILDGNGAAPPPLVEERRARQESRRDQLRREALDHPKIRTVLEIFGGDVKEVKPLAPTQGEPSSE; this is encoded by the coding sequence ATGTCCTACCTGGTACTGGCCCGCAAATGGCGACCGCAGACGTTCTCCGACCTGATCGGGCAGGAGCACGTCAGTCGCACCCTCGGCAATGCCATCCGCACCGACCGGGTGCACCACGCTTTTCTGTTTACCGGCGCGCGCGGCGTCGGCAAAACCTCTGCTGCGCGCATTTTCGCCAAAGCCCTTAACTGCGAACAGGGCCTCAGCGATACGCCCTGCAACCAGTGCCCCACCTGCGTAGAAATCACCAACGGTCACAGCGTCGATGTCCTTGAGATCGACGGCGCCTCCAATACCGGCGTCGATGACGTGCGCGAGTTGCGCGAAAGCATCCGCTATCTGCCTTCGCGGGCGCGCTACAAGATCTTCATCATCGACGAAGTCCATATGCTCTCCAACAGCGCCTTCAACGCCTTGTTGAAGACCCTCGAAGAGCCGCCGCCGCACGCCAAATTTGTCTTTGCCACCACCGAGCCGCACAAGATTCCCGCCACCATTCTGTCGCGCTGTCAACGGTTCGACTTCCGCAAGATCGCCCTGCCGCACGTTGCCGAGCGGTTGCGCTACATCGTCGACCAGGAGGGCATCCGCGTCTCCGATCATGCACTGGCACTGATTGCGCGGCGCGGCGAGGGGAGCATGCGTGACGCACTCTCGGCGCTTGATCAGGTGATCGCTTTCTGCGGCGAGGAGGTCCGGGATGAGGATATCCTGACTCTTTTCGGACAGGTCGAACGGCGCATTCTTCTCAATGCCATCGAGGCGATTCTGCGCCGAGACCCCCGGCGTGCCCTTGATGTGGTGCGCCGTGTCGACGATCAGGGCCAGGCCCTGCGCCCGTTCTGCGGGCAGCTGGTGGAGTCCTTTCGCACCCTGGTGCTGCTCAAGGTGGCGGATGATGCCTGCGACCTTGTGGATGCGACTCCTGAAGAGCTTGAAGAATTTCGGGTCCTGATTGAGATGGTCTCTCTTGAGGATCTGCAGCGCATTCTCACTCTCCTTATGAAAGTGGTCGGCGAGTTGCCCGCTTCGTCCTTTCCGCGCTTGACGCTGGAAATGGCGCTGGTTCGGTTGACGGCTCTGCCGCCCGCCCGGGAGGTGGGCGCGCTGATTCGCAAGATGGAGGATTTCGAGCGGCGCCTGGGGGGGGGCGAGGCGCTTCGAAGCAGTACGCCTTCCACATCCGGGGGCACGCCCCCTCTGCCGGACCCGCCGTCCGATCCTGTTCGCCGTTCCGCTCCGTCAGAGAGGGAGTCTTCGGCTGTGCCCGTACCGCCGCCGGTAGAACCCTCTTCCGCACCGTCGCCTTCGTCGCCCCGGCAGCAGTCGCCGCCCGACCGCGCTGGGGCCAAGGGCCGCAATTGGCAGGGGCTGGTGGACAAAATCCGCAAGGTCAAACCGCTGCTTGCCAGCTTTCTCGAGCATGGCAGCCTGGTTTCCTCCGAGCTTCCGCATCTTGAGATTGCTTTTCCCGCCGGTTCTTTTTATCTTGAACAGCTCAAGGATGCCGAAAAACTGGCCCAGCTCGAAAAGCTGGCTACCCAGTATTTCGAACAGGCCGTGAAGTTGAAAGTATCCATCCTTGACGGCAACGGGGCGGCCCCGCCGCCGCTGGTGGAGGAGCGTCGTGCCCGGCAGGAATCCCGGCGTGACCAGTTGCGCAGGGAGGCGCTCGATCATCCGAAAATCAGGACGGTGCTGGAGATTTTCGGTGGTGACGTCAAAGAAGTCAAGCCACTGGCCCCTACTCAGGGTGAGCCGTCTTCGGAGTAG
- a CDS encoding putative quinol monooxygenase, with protein sequence MIDATIKMTVPADKRIEVLQTIKSLLGPIRKEQGCLSCYCCLDSELEHIIILRQEWNTDKDLTAYLKSGHFNILLGAMKLLLVEPEVRFNTIASTAGKEVITAVRSPNAARGTADKETIKVMK encoded by the coding sequence ATGATTGACGCCACGATCAAGATGACCGTGCCTGCTGACAAGCGCATTGAGGTTTTACAAACCATCAAATCCCTGCTTGGCCCAATCCGAAAAGAACAGGGTTGTTTGAGTTGTTACTGCTGTCTGGATTCGGAATTGGAACATATCATTATCTTAAGGCAGGAGTGGAACACCGATAAGGACCTGACCGCCTATCTCAAGTCCGGCCACTTCAATATCCTGCTCGGGGCGATGAAGCTGCTTCTCGTCGAGCCGGAGGTCAGATTCAATACCATTGCCTCCACGGCAGGAAAAGAGGTCATAACAGCAGTACGATCGCCAAACGCGGCTCGAGGAACCGCCGATAAGGAAACCATAAAGGTCATGAAATGA